One genomic window of Trichomycterus rosablanca isolate fTriRos1 chromosome 1, fTriRos1.hap1, whole genome shotgun sequence includes the following:
- the LOC134320919 gene encoding 4-galactosyl-N-acetylglucosaminide 3-alpha-L-fucosyltransferase 9-like, with protein sequence MMSTAGSSQYLLLAVFLLLCFGATFYTYYKPTVSWFSCPDVPPSTPEVCTRKCLAALNLENFTSSVNTSFSSLIQQTLTKEAEEEKQSHGSDTIILIWAWPFGFKFRAESCSQFGVTGCVFIDDRTQYDKAHGVMFHLRDIHGDLPRLLEMPRPPGQKWAWLNMESPDNSSPLPGADNLFNLTTNFRRDSDVWVPYGKIVEASEEDKAFQIPAKDKLVCWIVSNWSERFRRVQYFTQLSKHIQVEAYGRHFSRYIEDKDYQHILPSCKFYLAFENSVYKDYLTEKLFNPLKAGTVPVVLGPPRENYEEFLPADSFIHVDDFPSPRELAERLKFLDQNQEEYERYFSWRKHYMAQETVFGLENACRVCDHVKRHKEYRVFKNLNKWYWGRS encoded by the coding sequence ATGATGTCCACAGCAGGAAGTTCTCAGTATCTCCTGCTGGCCGTCTTTCTCCTGCTGTGTTTCGGAGCGACCTTCTACACCTACTACAAGCCGACCGTGAGCTGGTTCTCCTGTCCTGATGTTCCTCCCTCCACACCTGAAGTTTGTACCAGGAAGTGTCTGGCTGCTCTGAACCTGGAGAACTTCACCTCGAGTGTAAACACCAGCTTCAGCTCGCTGATACAACAAACACTGACCAAGGAAGCAGAAGAAGAGAAGCAGAGTCACGGCTCAGACACCATCATCCTGATCTGGGCGTGGCCGTTTGGCTTTAAGTTCAGAGCAGAATCCTGTTCACAGTTCGGAGTTACCGGCTGCGTTTTCATCGACGACCGAACACAATACGATAAAGCTCACGGTGTGATGTTCCACCTCAGAGATATCCACGGAGATCTTCCCAGGCTGCTGGAGATGCCGCGCCCCCCCGGTCAGAAATGGGCGTGGCTGAACATGGAGTCTCCGGATAACTCCAGCCCGCTGCCCGGCGCGGATAATCTGTTCAACCTGACCACCAACTTCCGGAGAGATTCGGACGTCTGGGTTCCTTACGGGAAGATCGTGGAAGCGTCCGAGGAGGACAAAGCCTTTCAGATCCCGGCCAAAGATAAACTGGTCTGCTGGATCGTCAGCAACTGGAGCGAGAGGTTCAGGAGGGTGCAGTACTTCACCCAGCTGAGCAAACACATCCAGGTGGAGGCGTACGGACGACACTTCAGCAGATACATCGAGGATAAAGATTATCAACACATCCTGCCCAGCTGTAAGTTCTACCTGGCCTTCGAGAACTCCGTCTATAAAGACTACCTCACCGAGAAGCTCTTCAATCCTCTGAAGGCCGGCACGGTTCCTGTGGTTCTCGGCCCGCCCAGAGAGAACTACGAGGAGTTCCTACCGGCCGACTCCTTCATCCACGTGGACGATTTCCCGTCTCCTCGGGAACTGGCGGAGCGTCTGAAGTTCCTGGACCAGAACCAGGAGGAGTATGAGCGCTACTTCAGCTGGAGGAAACACTACATGGCTCAGGAGACGGTGTTCGGTCTGGAAAACGCTTGTCGCGTTTGTGACCACGTGAAACGCCACAAGGAGTATCGGGTCTTCAAGAACCTTAATAAATGGTACTGGGGTCGATCATGA